AAGACGTTGCCCAGCCAGCCCCACTGGTACACGGCCACCACGGCACCGAAAGCGGCGGCGAGGGAGAGCAGGAAGCCGCCCGTGGCCAGCAGCGGCACCACGATGGAGCGGAAAACGAGCAGCAGCAGGATGAGGGAAAGGCCGACGACGATCGCCAGGTAGGGCGGCAGGGCGTCACCGAGCTTGGTGGAGACATCCACGTTCCCGGCGGTCTGCCCCGTCAGGCCCATCGCCACGTTGTATTCGGACTGGATCTCGTCGTTCAGGCCGCGCAGTTCGGACACCACCTGGACGGTGCTGGCGCTCGCCGGTCCTTCCTCGGGAATGACCTGGAAGACGGCGGTCCGGCGGTCCTCACTCAGGGCGACGGGGACGGCAGCCACCACGTTGTCCACTGCCCGCAGCTTGTCAGCCACGTCGTACTGCAGGGTCTGGGCCTGCGCTTCGTCCAGGTTGGCGGGGAACTCACCCACGGCCACGATGGGCCCGGTGACGCCTTCCCCGAAGCTGCGGGCGGTCAGGTCGTAGGCCTGGTAGGCCTCGGACTCCACCGGCTCGGAACCGCCATCGGGAAGGGCAAGCTGCAGTTGGGTGGCGGGCAGTGCCAGGGTGCCGAGCAGGGCGACGCCGGCGATCAGGGCCAGGACGGGGTGCCGGGTAACCAGGCCGCCCCAGCCGCGGGTGCTGTGTTTGCGGTCCGTGGCCTCGTCTTCAGCCTCATGGCCGGGCTGTGCGTTGTGCGCCTCAGCCTTGGCCCAGGCGCGCCGGGAAATGATGCGCCTGCCGATGAGGGACAGCATTGCCGGTGTGAGGGTGATGGCCACGAGTACCGCCACCGCCACGGTTCCGGCGGCGGCGAGGCCCATTACGGTGAGGAACGGAAGGCCGGGGACCACCAGCGCGGCCAGCGCGATGATGACGGTGAGGCCGGCGAAGACCACCGCGTTGCCTGAGGTGCCGGTGGCGCGCGCCACCGATTCTTCCGGGTCCATTCCCGCAAGGAACTGGGTCCGGTGCCGGTTCACGATGAACAGGGAGTAGTCGATTCCCACGGCCAGGCCGAGCATGAGGGCCAGCATGGGGGAAATGGAACTCATATCGAAAAGGCCGGACAGCGCAAACGTGATGCCCACGCCGACGCCCACGCCTACTACCGCCATCAGCAGTGGCAGCCCGGCGGCGATGAGGGTGCCCAGCATAATGATCAGGACCAGGGCCGCCACGGCGATGCCAATAATCTCGGCTGCGCCGAAGAGCTCGGAGATGTCCTCGGTGATCTCCTTGCTGGCCAGGGCCGTGACACCCGATGCGGATGTTTCATGCGCTATGTCCTGGACCTGCTGGCGGACCTCCGGGCTCAGGCCGTTGATGGAGGTGTTGAACTGCACCTGTGCCACGGCCGCGCGTCCGTCCCCGGAAACGAACCGGATGGCAGAGGAGGCGTCCGCCTGGCGCTTGCCCAGCTCAAGCTCTGCCTTGTTGGCCTCCAGCTCCTTTGTTCCGGCCTCGAGGCGGGCCTCTCCTTCCGCGAGCGTGGTCTTTTGCTGTCCGAGCTGCGCTTCGACCAGGGCTGCCGGGGCTCCGGCGGCACCGAGCTGCTGTTCCGCTGCGGCGAGCTGTGCCTTGCCGGCCTCAAGCTCCGCCCGGGAGGCAGCCAGCTGGGCCTCGCCGGCCGCGAGCTGCTGCCCGCCGGCGGCAACGGCCTGGCCTGCCTGGTCCACCTGGGCCTGGGTGGCGAACGGGTCCACCGTGCCGCGGACGTCCGGCAGGGTCTCAAGTTTCCGGAGCGCATCCGTGACGGCGGTGCGGCCTTCTTCGGTGAAGCCGCCTTCGGGCGCTTCGAAAACAATCGTCGCGGTACCGCCGGAGGCAGATGGAAGCTCCTCTTTCAGCTTGTCCGCAATCCGTTGGGTCTCCGTGCCCGGGATCTGGAAGTTGTTGGAGAGGGTGCCGTGGAACGCGGCGGCGGAGCCGCCCACTGCCACAAGGGCCGCCAGCCACAGCGAGATGACCAGCCAGCGCCGGCGGTAGGAGAACTTGCCAAGTCGGTATAGGAGCAGTGCCATGTGGGGGAACCGATCTGATCAGGAGGAGCGGGAATCTGAAGGCGTGGTGGGGGCCGTCTGTGCTGCGGCGGGATGCTGCTCGGCGGTAGTGTTCCGCGGGCTGTTGAAGCCGGCGCCCAGTAGTGCCATGGCGTCGATGAGCAGTTGCCGCAGCTCGGTGAGGGATGCCGTCGAGAGGTCCGGCCCACGGCGGCTGAACCAGACCTCCATGGCAGCCTTGCCGCAGGAGATGACTGAACCGGCCAGGGCGTGGACATACAGGTCATCCTGCTCCCCGGGCGTGTCCGCTACCCGTTCACGCGCCACGGCAAAGACCTGCGCCCTGCAGTGGTCCCACGCTTCAAGTTCGGTATGAGACATGAGCGGGCTCTGCTGGGTCAACGTGAACAGTTCCGCGAGCGGAGCCACCGCCTTCGGGTCGGCGAGGGCCATCAGGGCAGCCTGGGCTGACTCCAGTACCGGTTCATCTGCCGGCCGGAGCCTCAGTTGCTGGATGGCATTGTCCAGGAAGGCGTGGGTGATGGAGGCCAGGGCTGCATCAGTGCTGCTGAAGTAGTTGAAGAACGTCCGGCGGGAGATCCCTGCTGCGTCGGCGATGTCCTCGACCGTGAAATTTCCGGGGCCCTTGGCACGGAGGAGTCCGAGAGCTGCATCGGTGATCGCCTGGCGCGTGGCGGCCTTGTTCAGCTCCCGCCGGGAGGGGGCAGCGGGTGCCCCCGGGGCGTCGATTGGGGATGGCATGGGCATGCTCTTACACTATGTGCAATTTTGCACTCTGGGCAAGCTTGGCTGGTAAAGCCGCAAACGCAAAGGAAGTCCCCGGGATCTCCCGGGGACTTCCTTCAATCAAGTGCGGCTGCTAGGCCTTCGCATCCTGCAGTTCGCGGGGTGCGGTGTCGGTGGTGGTTCCGTCCGACGGCGCGGCCGCTGCGTCACTGTCATCCACGAACGGCGTGCCGTTGCGGGGTGCGTTGTACAGCGACTCGTCCAGGATGCCCTGGCGCTTGGCCACGATGGTGGGGACCAGGGCCTGGCCCGCGACGTTCACCGCGGTACGGCCCATGTCCAGGATCGGGTCGATGGCCAGCAGGAGGCCAACGCCGGCCAGCGGCAGTCCCAGCGTGGAAAGGGTCAGCGTGAGCATAACGACGGCGCCGGTGGTTCCGGCAGTTGCCGCGGAACCCAGGACGGATACCAGGGCGATCAGCAAGTACTGGCTGAAGTCGAGCTGGATGCCGAAGAACTGGGCCACAAAGATGGCGGAGATGGCCGGGTAGATGGCGGCGCAGCCGTCCATTTTGGTGGTGGCGCCCAGCGGCACGGCGAAGGAGGCGTAGGCACGGGGGACGCCCAGGCTGCGTTCGGTGACCCGCTGCGTGAGCGGCAGCGTGCCAACGGAGGAACGGGAGACGAAGGCCAGCTGGACGGCAGGCCAGACCCCTGAGAAGTACTGCTTCACGGAGAGGCCGTGGGCGCGGACCAGGATGGGGTAGACCCCGAAGATCACCAGGGCGAGGCCAACGTAGATGGCGAAAGTGAACTTGCCCAGGGATCCAATGGTGTCCCAGCCGTAGACGGCTACCGCGTTGCCGATCAGGCCAACGGTGCCCAGCGGAGCGATGCGGATGATCCACCAGAGGACCTTCTGGATGACGGCCAGGGCCGAGGCGTTGAGCGTCAGGAAAGGTTCTGCTGCCTTCCCCACCTTGAGGGCGGCGACGCCAACGGCGATGGCGATCACGAGGATCTGCAGGACGTTGAAGCTGACGGAAGTGGTGACTGCACCGGACTCGGCCACGGTGGAGCTGGCACCCAGGCCGAGGAAGTTCCTGGGGAACAGCCCAATCAGGAAGGCCCACCAGTCACCCACCTTGCTCGGCGCTTCGCCTTCACCCGTGATCCCCGTGTTGGAGCCGGGCTGCAGGAGGACGCCCAGGCCGATGCCGATCAGCACGGCGATCAGCGAAGTGATGGCAAACCACAGCAGCGTGTTCCATGCCAGCTTCGCCGCGTTGGACACCTGGCGAAGGTTGGAGATGGAGCTGACGACCGCGGTGAAGATCAGGGGAACGACGGCGGTCTGCAGCAGGGACACGTAGCTGGAGCCGATGGTCTGCAACGTGGCGCCGAGGGCGTTGGGGCTGGCCTTTGTGCTGCCGGTGTACTTTGCCAGCAGGCCGAGTCCGAGGCCGACGATAAGGGCGGCGATGATCTGGAAGCCGAACGAACCAGCCCACGTGGGGAGCTGGAAGCCGGTCTTTCCTGCGGAGGAGGGGGTGCTTGTCTGAGTGCTCACCAGAATACGGTAGGGGCACCGCACATATCACGACGAACGAACATTGAGAAATATTACGCACCCAAAGTTCCGGCGCCCGAGAAAATTCCGCGTCAAATCAACGGTTTCAGCCAGCTTTATTACTTATTCCCGGCAGGAGTGTGGCATATATCTCGCTCAAAGTGGCCGCAAGGGGACCAGAAGCTCATGCCAGCAGCGCCCGCCTCAGGGTGTCCAGTCCGACGGATCCGATGTTCAGTGCCTTGGTGTGGAATTCCTTGAGGTCGAACCCGGGCCGGGCCTCGAGTTCGGCGCGAATCTGTTCCCACAGGCGCTGCCCCACCTTGTAGGAGGGTGCCTGGCCGGGCCAGCCGAGGTAGCGGGTGAATTCGAAGTTGAGCTGCCCTTCGCTGATGGGAAGGTTCTGCTTCAGGAATCCGTAGCCTTTCTCGGGCGTCCAGGTTCCGGACCCCCAGCGCTCCGGAACCTCGAGTTCCAGGTGGACGCCGATGTCGAACACCACGCGTGCTGCCCGCATCCGCTGCATGTCGAGCATCCCCATGTGGTCGCCGGGGTCGTTCAGGTAGCCCAGTTCCTGCATCAGTTTCTCGGCGTAGAGTGCCCAGCCTTCGCCGTGCCCGGAGGTCCAGCAAACGTTCCGCCGCCACTTGTTGAGCACTTCCCGCCGGTAGGTGGCGGTGGCCACCTGGAGGTGGTGGCCGGGGACGCCCTCGTGGTACACGGTGGTGGTCTCTGCCCAGGTGGTGAAGGTGTCTTCACCTGCCGGTACGGACCACCACATGCGGCCCGGCCGGCTGAAGTCGTCCGATGGCCCCGTGTAGTAGATGCCGCCCTCATCGGTGGGGGCGATCAGGCATTCCAGCTTCTTCATGACGTCCGGGATGTCGAAATGCACGCCGGCGAGTTCGGCCACGGCCTTGTCGGAAATTTCCTGCATCCATTCGCGCAGTGCCTCAGTGCCCTTCAGTTGGCGGGCAGGATCGTTATTGAGGATTTCCTTGGCCTCGGCGATGCTGGCGCCGGCTTTGATGGTGGCGGCCACCTTCTCCTGTTCGGCGATCAGGCGGTCCAGTTCGTCCACGCCCCAGGCGTATGTCTCCTCCAGGTCCACTGTGGCCCCGAGGAAGGAGCGGGAGGCCAGGGCGTAGCGTGCCCGGCCCACGGCGTCTTTTTCGGGCGCCGCGGGAAGCAGTTCCGTCTGGAGGAACTCCGCCAGTTCTGTATACGCACGGCGTGCTGCGACGGAGCCCGCCTGGAGCTTTTGCCGGACGTCTCCGGCCAGCGGTCCCTCCTCGGTGGCGGCTCCGGCGGCCAGCTTCGCGAAGAAGCCGTCCTCGGCTGCGTATTTCGTAACCTGCTCGATGACGATGTTGACCTGGCGCGCGGCGGACACGCGGCCGGAGTCACGAGCCTGCCTGAGGGAATCGATGTACCCGGCGATGGCACCTGGGACGTTGTGGGCGCGGCCTGCGATGTGCGCCCAGTCCTGGTTGGTGGCCGTGGGCATGAGGTCGAAGATCGCCCGGATGTCCTGGGCGGGGGAGGCGATGTTGTTCAGGTCGGCGTACTCCCAGCCGGAGGCGTGGATCAGCAGTTGCAGGCCCAGGCGCTCCTGCATCGCATCCAGGGTGACAGCATCAACGTCGTCCCCGGGCGCCAGGCCCTGAAGATCGGACAGGGCCTTCCGCGCGGCTTCGGCGAACTCCGCGATGCCCGCCGGGGAGAAATCCTGGTACTCGGTTTCGTGCCCGGGCAGGCCCAAGGTGGTGGCGAACGACGGGTTGAGCCGGATGAGGGTGTCAGTGTACTCGTCGGCGACGGCGTCTATGCGGGTCTTCGGGCGGGCGGCAGGAGCGGTGTCGGTAGTCACCCTCCGAGACTAACGGGGCCCTGAAGGTTCCGAAAGGAGGTTAGGGAGGCGGTGGGGGAGGCTCAGCCCCGGCTGCGCTTCCATGCGCCGGGCCCCGGGGTGGGGGCAAGGCGCAGCTGCTGCCGGCGCACCCAGTGACGGACTGTCGGCGTGTTGGCCGGGGCAGGCGCCGCACCGCCCAGTGACAGTACGACGGCGGTCAGCGCCGCGAGTTCCTCGGCGCTCGGCTGCCCTTTAACAACAGAGAGCAGCGGAGCGGCGGGTGCGTTGCTTTCGTCAGGCTGGTCATCTGCAGGGCCCACGCCGGCGAGGGCCCCGGCCTGAGCGTGCGAAGGTAGGGGGCGGGTGGGGATCATAGCGGGATGTTTCCGTGCTTCTTGGTGGGGAGGCTGGCACGTTTGTCACGCAGGGCGCGCAGCCCCTTGATGATCTGCACCCGTGTGTCGGACGGTGCGATGACGGCGTCAACGTAGCCCAGCTGGGCTGCCTGGTAGGGGTTGAGGAGTTCCTCCTCGTACTGGCGGATGACCTCCGCGCGCCGGGCCTCGACGTCTCCCCCGGCTTCCGCCACTGCCACGAGATCGCGGCGGTAAAGGATATTGACAGCACCCTGGGCGCCCATGACACCGATCTGGGCCGTAGGCCAGGCCAGGTTCAGGTCCGCGCCGAGCTTCTTGGAACCCATCACGATGTAGGCGCCACCGTAGGCCTTGCGGGTAATGACCGTGAGCTTGGGGACCGTGGCCTCGGCGTAGGCGTACAGCAGTTTTGCGCCGCGGCGGATGATGCCCTGGAACTCCTGGTCCTTGCCCGGCAGGAAGCCCGGCACGTCCACCAGCGTGATGATGGGGATGTTGAAGGCGTCGCAGTGGCGGACGAAGCGGGCAGCCTTCTCCGAGGCCGCGATGTCCAGCGTTCCGGCGAACTGCAGCGGCTGGTTTGCGACGATGCCAACCGTGTGGCCTTCCACCCGGCCGTAGCCAATCATGACGTTGGGTGCGTACAGCGCCTGCATCTCCAGGAAGTGCCCGTCGTCCACGACCTGTTCAACAACGGTGCGCATGTCGTAGGGCTGGTTGGCGGAATCCGGGATCAGTGTGTCCAGGGCGAGGTCGTCGCCGTCGACCTCCAGTTCCTGCTGGTGCTCCAGCACCGGCGCCTCGGAAAGGTTATTGGAGGGCAGGAAATCCAGCAGTTCGCGGACGAACTCGATGGCATCACTTTCGTCGGAGGCAAGGTAGGTGGATGTGCCGGTGGTGGCGTTGTGCTGGCGGGCCCCACCCAGTGTCTCCATGTCCACGTCCTCGCCGGTGACCGTCTTGATGACGTCGGGGCCGGTGATGAACATGTGCGAGGTCTTGTCCACCATGACTACGTAGTCCGTGAGTGCGGGGGAGTAGGCCGCCCCGCCGGCGGAGGGCCCCATAATCAGCGAAATCTGCGGGACAACGCCGGAAGCGTGGACGTTGTTGCGGAAGATGTCCGCGAACATTGCCAGCGAAGCGACCCCTTCCTGGATGCGTGCGCCGCCCCCGTCCAGGATGCCCACCACCGGGCAGCCGCTGCGCAGGGCGAACTCCTGCACCTTGACGATTTTTTCCCCGTTGACCTGGCTCAGCGAGCCGCCGTAGACCGAAAAGTCCTGGCTGTACACGGCTACCAGGCGGCCGTCCACGGTGCCGTAGCCGGACACCAGGCCGTCGCCAAGGGGCTTTTTCTTGTCCATGCCGAACGCGGTGGAACGGTGCACGGCCAGGGCGTCGAACTCGACGAAGGAGTCTTCATCCAGCAGAAGGCCGATGCGCTCGCGCGCAGTGTTCTTGCCTCGCGCATGCTGCTTTTCGATGGCTTCGGGGCCGGAGGGTTGTTCGGCACGGGCCTGGCGGTCGCGGAAATCGGCAATCTTTCCCGCTGTCGTGGTCAGATCGTGGCTCATCAAGTGTCTCCGGCTCTGTTGCAGGTTGGTTCTGTGGCGCTCTGGTTGCTGGCGGGCTAAGTCTTGCCGGAGCTTAAGTAGCTTCCACACAAAAGACGAACCCTGCTGGCAAGTCTAGTGACGCTTTGGGCACCGGCAGCTGTAGGGAACCTACAATTTTCTGCCGTGCCCCCGCCTAAAACATATTGTTACTCGTCGGTAACTTAGTTGCGTTACAGTGTTCCCATGACTTCAAGCAACGACGCTTTGCATGCCCCTGCAAGCCCCTACCGGGCCACAGGTTCCCTCAAGGGGCAGACCATTCTTATGTCCGGCGGAAGCCGCGGCATAGGGCTGGCCATTGCCGGCCGGGCCGCCCGGGACGGGGCCAACATCGTCCTGATGGCCAAGACGGGTGAGCCGCACCCCAAGCTGGCCGGCACCGTTTACACGGCGGCCCAGGAGTTGGTGGACGCCGGTGGCCAGGCGCTGCCGCTGGTGGGCGATGTGCGCCGGGACGAGGACGTTGCCCGTGCCGTGGCAGCCGCAGTGGAGCGCTTCGGCGGCATCGACGTCGTTATTAACAACGCGTCAGCCATTGACCTGTCCCGGACCGATGACATGGACATGAAAAAGTACGACCTGATGCAGGACATTAACGTGCGCGGTACGTTCCTGCTCTCCAAGCTTGCACTGCCTGCGCTGCGGGCATCCGGGCGGGGGCGGATCCTTACCCTCTCACCGCCCCTGAACCTCGATCCGTACTGGGCAGGTAAGCATCTGGCCTACACCATGGCGAAGTACGGCATGAGTCTGACCACCCTTGGGCTCGCGGAGGAACTCAAGGCGGACGGGATCAGCGTCAACTCGCTGTGGCCGTGCACGCTGATTGACACCGCCGCCATCCGGAACATGCCGCACGGCGAGGTGATGGCCCAGGCGGCCCGAGGACCCCAGATCATGGCGGATGCCGCCCATGCCATCCTCACCGGCAGCAACCTTTCTTCGGGCGGCGCGCCCAGCGGCAATTTCTATACGGACGAGCAGGTCCTGGCAGGGTCCGGCGTGACTGATTTCCATCCCTACAGCCTCGGGGCGCCCGAGGATGTGCTGGTTCCGGACATCTTCCTGTAGGGCCGCAGCGGTGCCCCGCGCGCGGCGGGCGGGGGCAGGGCAGGAGAGCGCTCCTCCTGGGCAGGTTTAGCTCGCTAGGATTTAGGCATGGATGACGCACATAACCCGGGCACCCCTTTGAACCGAAAGGATCTGGATGACCAGCGCTTCCTGTCCGCAACCGGCATCCCGAGGATCGAGGTGGTGGACTCCACCGGGTCCACCAATGCCGACCTCCTTCGCTCTGTCACCGTGGAGCCGCAGGCCTGGCCGGACCTTTCAGTCCTGACCGCCGAGTACCAGACCGCTGCGCGCGGCCGCCTGGACAGGCATTGGGAAGCGCCGCCGCTGAGCTCGGTTTCGGTCTCGGTGGTCCTGCGTCCTGCGAATGCCGAAGGCAGGCCGCTGCCCACCCAGAGCTACTCGTGGCTCTCGCTGATCGCGGCGCTGGCCCTGCGCGAAACCCTCCTGGAAACGGCCGGCCTTCCCGCCGAACTGAAATGGCCCAACGACGTCCTGGTACGCGGCCGGAAGATCGCCGGCATCCTGGCACAGCTGGGTCCCATGGTGGACGGGACCGTGCCCCCGGTCATCCTGGGTACGGGCCTGAACGTCACCCTGTCCGAGGCAGAGCTGCCGGTGCCCACCGCCACCTCGGTTGCGCTCGAGGGCGCACAGACGGCAGACCGCACCCTGCTGCTGAAAAGCTATCTCTCGCACTTCGCCCGCCTGTACCGCAGCTTCTGCAACGCCGACGGCGACCCGGCGGCCGGCATGGCCGGCGGACCCTCCCTGCACAAGCGGGTGGAAGCCGCCATGGCCACCCTGGGCAAGCAGGTCCGTGCGCAGCTTCCCGGCGACCACGAAATTATCGGCCACGCCTCGCGCCTTGACGACTACGGGTCACTG
The window above is part of the Pseudarthrobacter sp. NS4 genome. Proteins encoded here:
- a CDS encoding MMPL family transporter, whose product is MALLLYRLGKFSYRRRWLVISLWLAALVAVGGSAAAFHGTLSNNFQIPGTETQRIADKLKEELPSASGGTATIVFEAPEGGFTEEGRTAVTDALRKLETLPDVRGTVDPFATQAQVDQAGQAVAAGGQQLAAGEAQLAASRAELEAGKAQLAAAEQQLGAAGAPAALVEAQLGQQKTTLAEGEARLEAGTKELEANKAELELGKRQADASSAIRFVSGDGRAAVAQVQFNTSINGLSPEVRQQVQDIAHETSASGVTALASKEITEDISELFGAAEIIGIAVAALVLIIMLGTLIAAGLPLLMAVVGVGVGVGITFALSGLFDMSSISPMLALMLGLAVGIDYSLFIVNRHRTQFLAGMDPEESVARATGTSGNAVVFAGLTVIIALAALVVPGLPFLTVMGLAAAGTVAVAVLVAITLTPAMLSLIGRRIISRRAWAKAEAHNAQPGHEAEDEATDRKHSTRGWGGLVTRHPVLALIAGVALLGTLALPATQLQLALPDGGSEPVESEAYQAYDLTARSFGEGVTGPIVAVGEFPANLDEAQAQTLQYDVADKLRAVDNVVAAVPVALSEDRRTAVFQVIPEEGPASASTVQVVSELRGLNDEIQSEYNVAMGLTGQTAGNVDVSTKLGDALPPYLAIVVGLSLILLLLVFRSIVVPLLATGGFLLSLAAAFGAVVAVYQWGWLGNVFGVANPGAVLSFLPIILIGVLFGLAMDYQVFIASGMREAYMHGSSAKEAVRLGFRHAAAVVTAAAIIMVSVFAGFIFSHLTMVRPLGFAMAFGVLLDAFVVRMTIVPAVMYLLGEKSWWLPRWLDRILPDVDVEGARLNRTESAPAAAELVHQAGPVH
- a CDS encoding acyl-CoA carboxylase subunit beta, which encodes MSHDLTTTAGKIADFRDRQARAEQPSGPEAIEKQHARGKNTARERIGLLLDEDSFVEFDALAVHRSTAFGMDKKKPLGDGLVSGYGTVDGRLVAVYSQDFSVYGGSLSQVNGEKIVKVQEFALRSGCPVVGILDGGGARIQEGVASLAMFADIFRNNVHASGVVPQISLIMGPSAGGAAYSPALTDYVVMVDKTSHMFITGPDVIKTVTGEDVDMETLGGARQHNATTGTSTYLASDESDAIEFVRELLDFLPSNNLSEAPVLEHQQELEVDGDDLALDTLIPDSANQPYDMRTVVEQVVDDGHFLEMQALYAPNVMIGYGRVEGHTVGIVANQPLQFAGTLDIAASEKAARFVRHCDAFNIPIITLVDVPGFLPGKDQEFQGIIRRGAKLLYAYAEATVPKLTVITRKAYGGAYIVMGSKKLGADLNLAWPTAQIGVMGAQGAVNILYRRDLVAVAEAGGDVEARRAEVIRQYEEELLNPYQAAQLGYVDAVIAPSDTRVQIIKGLRALRDKRASLPTKKHGNIPL
- a CDS encoding biotin--[acetyl-CoA-carboxylase] ligase, which codes for MDDAHNPGTPLNRKDLDDQRFLSATGIPRIEVVDSTGSTNADLLRSVTVEPQAWPDLSVLTAEYQTAARGRLDRHWEAPPLSSVSVSVVLRPANAEGRPLPTQSYSWLSLIAALALRETLLETAGLPAELKWPNDVLVRGRKIAGILAQLGPMVDGTVPPVILGTGLNVTLSEAELPVPTATSVALEGAQTADRTLLLKSYLSHFARLYRSFCNADGDPAAGMAGGPSLHKRVEAAMATLGKQVRAQLPGDHEIIGHASRLDDYGSLLVVDRESREHVVTAGDVVHLRPWSSPDDAGQGGYA
- a CDS encoding SDR family oxidoreductase gives rise to the protein MTSSNDALHAPASPYRATGSLKGQTILMSGGSRGIGLAIAGRAARDGANIVLMAKTGEPHPKLAGTVYTAAQELVDAGGQALPLVGDVRRDEDVARAVAAAVERFGGIDVVINNASAIDLSRTDDMDMKKYDLMQDINVRGTFLLSKLALPALRASGRGRILTLSPPLNLDPYWAGKHLAYTMAKYGMSLTTLGLAEELKADGISVNSLWPCTLIDTAAIRNMPHGEVMAQAARGPQIMADAAHAILTGSNLSSGGAPSGNFYTDEQVLAGSGVTDFHPYSLGAPEDVLVPDIFL
- a CDS encoding acyl-CoA carboxylase subunit epsilon; translated protein: MIPTRPLPSHAQAGALAGVGPADDQPDESNAPAAPLLSVVKGQPSAEELAALTAVVLSLGGAAPAPANTPTVRHWVRRQQLRLAPTPGPGAWKRSRG
- a CDS encoding TetR/AcrR family transcriptional regulator; translated protein: MPMPSPIDAPGAPAAPSRRELNKAATRQAITDAALGLLRAKGPGNFTVEDIADAAGISRRTFFNYFSSTDAALASITHAFLDNAIQQLRLRPADEPVLESAQAALMALADPKAVAPLAELFTLTQQSPLMSHTELEAWDHCRAQVFAVARERVADTPGEQDDLYVHALAGSVISCGKAAMEVWFSRRGPDLSTASLTELRQLLIDAMALLGAGFNSPRNTTAEQHPAAAQTAPTTPSDSRSS
- a CDS encoding DUF885 domain-containing protein, with translation MTTDTAPAARPKTRIDAVADEYTDTLIRLNPSFATTLGLPGHETEYQDFSPAGIAEFAEAARKALSDLQGLAPGDDVDAVTLDAMQERLGLQLLIHASGWEYADLNNIASPAQDIRAIFDLMPTATNQDWAHIAGRAHNVPGAIAGYIDSLRQARDSGRVSAARQVNIVIEQVTKYAAEDGFFAKLAAGAATEEGPLAGDVRQKLQAGSVAARRAYTELAEFLQTELLPAAPEKDAVGRARYALASRSFLGATVDLEETYAWGVDELDRLIAEQEKVAATIKAGASIAEAKEILNNDPARQLKGTEALREWMQEISDKAVAELAGVHFDIPDVMKKLECLIAPTDEGGIYYTGPSDDFSRPGRMWWSVPAGEDTFTTWAETTTVYHEGVPGHHLQVATATYRREVLNKWRRNVCWTSGHGEGWALYAEKLMQELGYLNDPGDHMGMLDMQRMRAARVVFDIGVHLELEVPERWGSGTWTPEKGYGFLKQNLPISEGQLNFEFTRYLGWPGQAPSYKVGQRLWEQIRAELEARPGFDLKEFHTKALNIGSVGLDTLRRALLA
- a CDS encoding dicarboxylate/amino acid:cation symporter — protein: MSTQTSTPSSAGKTGFQLPTWAGSFGFQIIAALIVGLGLGLLAKYTGSTKASPNALGATLQTIGSSYVSLLQTAVVPLIFTAVVSSISNLRQVSNAAKLAWNTLLWFAITSLIAVLIGIGLGVLLQPGSNTGITGEGEAPSKVGDWWAFLIGLFPRNFLGLGASSTVAESGAVTTSVSFNVLQILVIAIAVGVAALKVGKAAEPFLTLNASALAVIQKVLWWIIRIAPLGTVGLIGNAVAVYGWDTIGSLGKFTFAIYVGLALVIFGVYPILVRAHGLSVKQYFSGVWPAVQLAFVSRSSVGTLPLTQRVTERSLGVPRAYASFAVPLGATTKMDGCAAIYPAISAIFVAQFFGIQLDFSQYLLIALVSVLGSAATAGTTGAVVMLTLTLSTLGLPLAGVGLLLAIDPILDMGRTAVNVAGQALVPTIVAKRQGILDESLYNAPRNGTPFVDDSDAAAAPSDGTTTDTAPRELQDAKA